The genomic interval TCTCTCAGAATACAAAACTATCTGCAATAGTCATTCTCATCTTTACAAACCAAAACTCATGAGTTGTAGTTCTTGTGTTCAAATCTTGCAGGACGATACTTTAACTGGGGACTTATCTTCTGTTGACATGGCCACGGAGAAGAATTTGAAAGGTCTCGTCCAAGTTGCGGAAGAACTGTTAAAGAAACCAGTTTCAAAGATTAACTTGATGACTGGTATTCATGAACCTGCTGATTCTCACGAAACAAACGCAGATGCCTTGAAGAGGTATTTATATATCCTATACAAAAGATAAGCTTTACACTTTGCTCTCCCAACATAGAAGATACACATCCattaagaaaaaaacatttCCAGTAGTATATAATTGGGTTTCCAAGAGTTgagttatatttaaaatacacTGCTTAATATGATGGTATCAGAATTATTTTAGAGTTCATTCTAACGAGAGTTTGTTTTCCTTATCAATCGGACCACATCTACATAACATATAGTAAATGTACCGTCAATTAGTTTCTCGTATGTCTAAAACCCCATGTGTCGGAGGTAGACAATTCTTTTGGAATTTTGTTTGAGTACAGATAAATGTGTTTTTGTCTATCTTGCTTTACATAAGAGTTTGACCACCCGTTAAGTGAGTcggtttaatttatttgtttttttacttGTTGATACTGTAAGATAAGCCTTTTCTTTAATACAGAAACTATATAAGAAATTTAAGTATAATAAACCCCATGTGTTTATCATACTAATACTTTattaataatgtattttttatcaaacaaaatCAATATCCATGAGTTGTAACTTGCTTCAAATCACAGTTTCATGCACAattgactattttttttatcaggtTTGCGGAACGACTATCCAGACAGAGGAGATTTCGTAAGTCTGAGATGTCTGCAAATAAATGAAATCTTTGAAAGATGAAGGGATAAGAGAAACTTGTTTTTTTGATGAATATGGTATATGATTGGTGTTGTgtgttagtttttttattttattttgtactgTCAATTGTAGTGAAGATCTATTTCATTGTATCGAATCACAATAAATTGAGTGTCCCTGCAATATTCCTTCATGTGGTGTAAACGCTTTgtgtttcttattttatttgtaacCCAAATGGATATTATCAAATATTCTCCCTTCAAAGTGCAGGGGAAGATTCCTTTGTATTTTATCTCATTTTCTCTGCACCAATTTGGTCCCTGCTCATGTTTCTTCTGGTCTCCTCAGAATATCATTATAAATTCAACATCATAACTGAACAAAACTGTTGCTGCATTAGAAATTATGCAGAATTTAGAAATTATGCAGAGTTGATGCATAAGGCAgctataaaataaaaaccagtACCAGTGTACAAACATTGACTCATATCTTTTCAATTCTGTTTGATGTTATGTTTTGGTTTGTTATTAGGCAGTGAATTTTGgttctttttataaatattgagAGAAGTgtctcttttaatttatttactttttactgataaaaaataactgtttaaataaaataaaaaaaacagagacTTCATTCGAGAGTACTGGAAAAGAAATGTTCTAAAGGACTCACAGCCATgttaattttctttaatattcaggtacatacaaaaataaaaaaataaaaaccaattttagaaaacaaaaataattagttgttatagtaactaaattagaaactgttttagggactaaataattttttggtttttaaattaatttttattattattaaatgatttttaaattggtatctaattagcaactaaaatttttgctactaaatttagaatttaaataattgatagttaaaatcttggtaactaattagatatcaatttagaaactatttcacaataatataaactaatttagaaatatttttttttagtttctaaaatgatttctaatttagttattattgtaactaattattttggaataaaaaaatagtttctatttaatttaatgtagTAGTGTTagtttttaattgtttgtttccCATCACATGACATGAcatatttatttagttattcAAGTGTATGTTATACTTTATTCTATTATATCATTGGTTAGTCTATGCAATTGCATCGTCAAAAAGTgcaaaatcttttaaaataaaagttattattttgACGTTAGATTAGTTAGCTAAATCACTTAACACTCAATTATACCATCTTGATGTGTACTTTTTAAGGTATTTATAGCATAGTTAGAACAAAAGAATGAGCCAAGTAGTTTTCAATTTTAGTAGTCAGTATACTTACAATCAACTAACTATTTAAAAGTGTGTAAAATGTGTATaactataattaattatattttcttgaATCTTTTGGAGACTTGTatcaaaatccaaaatataGGATTAATTATATCTAGTTgtaattgctgataaaaaaaaaactcttcatTGTAATTAGTCATCAATATAGGTTATTAAGTACTTCTCTTGTTCTCATCTGGTTTGAAAATTTGGCTTTTAAGCTTATAGATTATAAGATTGGTGTTGAGGTTAGAAGAAATCTAAATATATAAAgaagttaatatatatatatatataaattttcaattaagCCCTTCCATTCTGTTACTCCCAgtagtattttataaaaaaaatgttttcataaaatataaaacaattaattaaaagCCTTTCCATTAAATGTATGCATCtggtaataatattaattatcagTAATTAAATCATAATAGGATATTATTTCAAATATGATAAAGTATATTTTCAATTAGTAATATATACTAGTATATCCTTTTAATCTAATTGTACATTGTTTAGACATCATATATTTCTTCTCTTTATAAATGATTGCAGGCAAAGCCAAGtactttgaaaaataacaaaatcttcaaccaaaattattattaacataaaaatTTAGTAACCACATTTAATGGataaaaaacttattattaAAGATGTATTGAAAAAACAAATAGTTTGGTTTACATATGTATTTATTAggaaatatttcaaaaataatttaataataaatcatctttaattaaaattattatatattgtttatagGAAATATAAAAATCAATGAAAGCGTCACATTTTAAGTTTTGTTAATAAACTaatgttagacatcactatgaCATCGACATCTCAGATAGGTTGACACCTCAATCtaaacaatcatttgtcatcacatgaaacaATCCATAAACGAAAAAAGAATACAAGTAAACATGAAGACCAAACTTATGCAAATAAATACAAAGATGCTCCCTAGAACATAGACACAACGATACACAATTTATGCCTATTATGGAAAAGGACTAAGTAAAAACTAGAGGGCAAATTAAAATACTAAACAAACTCAAGTTGATTAAGCAAACATATAGAGACAAGCTTATTAGCATACTGATTACCTTCCCTAAAAATATGTGATACTTTAAACTCAATCCTTTCCTTTTAAAGAAAGACAAACATTTATTACATCTACTATGTATAGTCCAAGGAACAAGATACAAGTGCATAGAAGAAAAAAACGTACCAGTGTAGAATCACTCTCCATTCATAAGCAACAATATCCAACATGTTGAGTTTGTTCAATAACAATGATAGATCTCATGAGTTTGGCAAAAATAGGCGATTGAACAccaaaaaaggaagaaaactcACCAACAAACTCTCTCATACTACCTCTAAAACTCCTAACACACACAACAACTCCTCGAGAACCTTTGGCAGCACCATCTTTATTAACTTTAATCCAGTAAACTTGAGGAAAACTTCAAACAACCCGAATAAGTTGCAAGATTTTCATTGATCTCATTAATTGCAAAGAATCAGATATCTCATTATTCATAGATTTCTTAATagagaaaattatatattttaaaatgagaaGACAAAAAGTAATCTTTAAATTTCGTAGTCTTTAAATTTCGTAGCATTGagtgtaaaaaatatttaatcataaaattaattttattgaaaactttataataaaatagGAAATATGAAGATAAAATGTAACACtacaaataaaatcaatttttctgGAGGAATACATTTGTAGGTAAAGTCTCAAATTTATCGCAAACTAGACATTACCGATGTattatatatagaaataaatcCATATGTAAATGGGAGATAGTTCTACATACATAAATCTTTCCATGGATAATGTTATCTATGAACTATAATATGTAAATAATGACTAGGTGCATTATCCACAACCAAATGTTGTATGTAATATATGAATATGTTTACTTATGAAAATTATCATTCATATGTAAGAAATCTATGGATTACCTACGAATGTATTACATACGAAAAAATATGTCATATAATCCAAATCAAATTCTAACAACACATAATCTAAATCAACTGGTAacataatacaaaattttaaaattaaaactaaatgcctaataattaaaataatcagTATGTCCATGTTGGTCTTGGTGGTTTTATTCTTGGTTGTTTTGTTGTGGTCCCTATTGGCATTATTGAgatttgtgttgttcttgttgttGTTCATAAAACACACAAAGTATTACCTAACTCtataccaaatttagaatctaaataattggtagttaaaattttggaagctaattaaatatcaatttagaaactatttatcaataatagaaattaatttagaaaccaataatatttttagtctttaaagtgatctttaatttagtcactatatcaactaattatttttattcataaaattgatttctttttaatgatttattGTAGTGTGATATTCTCTTATGCACGCATCTCCTCTTAAGTGATCTTCACTGTATCTAAACACATGATAATCATGTGAAGAATGACTCTATATCTTCTatgtatattataaaaacaaGGCTCCCAAAAGGTCGATGCATTCAAAAGATTGAATCATTGTTTTTAGTGTTTTTGTACATATCTAAATGAATCAttgttaatttaaatattagatTCATATCCTTAGATGGATACATTTCTTGATTTGTTCGTgtacactataaaaaaaagcaTGATTAACGTGAAGAGTAACTGGTTAATAAACAAATCAAGTGTAGAAGTATTCAACGTAGATATCTcttgtttaaaataatattatccaTGCTATTTGTAAATTGATTTAACACGCCAAAAAAAAGTCAATAATTAGAAGGATTTCCCTGCATGTTTGTGTAGTTTGGTTGGCCTATATATAGAGATTCTCCTCATCAAACCAAACCatgaaaactagggtttctgAGAACCAAAAAAGTTTGCAGAGGAGTTTAACCTCTCTCACTCTTTTGCTACTAACTCATCAATATTCACGTCCATGGCAGCAAAAGAAGATAAACACCTTGTTACTGTGCTCAGTATTGATGGTGGTGGCATTCGGGGAATCATTCCTGCAATCATTCTTGGTTTCCTTGAATCAGAGCTTCAGGTAATGTGTTTAGGGTTTATGTTTTGGTTAGGATATGTTAAAATATCcctatatattaattttattctttctttattaatagaaaaaacTATAAATCTTTGGATAAGTTTTTTGTGAAATCATTCttgaaaaagaatatataaagaaaaacatattaaacATTCTCATAAGCTAATTCAAAATTATCttatacataaaattaaatattaaatttcgAAATGGTTAAATATATGGgaatttttacattttaatttattattaaattaattttgatttatgagaaaacttttttcaatttttattattttatttttataaaagtactTCTAGGAAATATTTAACCAAACAggtacaaattaaaaaaagaaataacatATAGTTTGAgagtaaataaaaatttaattagctTAAACATGCTTACTAGTCAGCTAATAcgttttaaaaaatttgtacCATTAGCTtattaaattttcatataacaacataaaaataaaaaatgacaagCACTagttaaacaaaaaattattaatttttaaagtgTACACTAAAATGGATCAATTAAAACTATgagaatataaattaaattattcttttatcaacaaaaaaaacaaattaaatataattaaatggGATGATTGATCTCCAACCCATttacaaacataaaaaaagactAGCAGAACAACAAAAAGTTAATGCTTAAaccataaattaaattattagtcGTTGTCATGTatgaataaaaatcaaataattaagcCTGCAAGGACCAAAATTGTCGCATATTAACCAAATTATAATTAagcttaaatatatatatatatataataaaaataatgtatgaAGTTATAAAGATATTTAGTTACTTCAACCTTTCACAAAAGAAAATATCTATATAACAATCAccacaaaaaaatcattcaataaaaattaattttaaaaataaaaaataattagttgttataacaaccaaattaaatactatattttaaaaactaaaagatcattgatttttaaattaatagttAGCAAAATTTTtactatcaaatttagaatataaataattgatagttaaaacatgGGTAGCTAATTACATACCAATTTAgatactatttattaataatataaactaatttaaaaattaataatttttttagtttctaaaataatatttaatttaatcattatagtaactaattatttttaatttctaaaattattttctatttaataattttatagtaaTGTATACagagatataaatatatatatatatatatatatatatatatatatatatatatatatactttgaaAGGAATTTGATCCTTCCATATATAATGCTAAATAAAGTCATCTATTACGTCCTCCATCTatgtattaatataatttatatgacaTCATGAAAGCAACaatttgattgattatttttttttactattaccttaattttatttagattaGGTGCAACATATGTAATATACTGCAGTCTATTCCGTCTAGCTTAATTAATTAACATTTAATTAACGTGTTGTGCAGAGGCTAGACGGTAAAGGTGTAAGATTAGCAGACTATTTTGATGTGATTGCAGGAACAAGTACAGGGGGATTGGTCACTGCAATGCTTACTGCTCCAGATCAAAAAACTAAACGACCCTTGTTTGCAGCAGAAGATCTTAAAAAGTTCTACCTTGATCATTGTCCAGAAATCTTCCAACAGAATAAGTAAGAAAAATAccttaataaaatcaaatcaaactaTACATTTTATGACCATACAGTAACagtttgatgaaccctaatacAGGTGGTGGAATGTAATAGCGTCTGTGATGAAGTTCAGTAGAACCATGTTTGGACCACAGTACGATGGCAAGTATTTACGCAAGCTTATTAGGGATGAACTAGGCGACACAAGGTTGGACCAGACATTGACCAATGTTGTCATTCCTGCATTTGACATCAAACGCCTTCAACCTACCATCTTTTCCAGCTTCCAGGTTCATCCCTCTTccattaatatattatataaaatgcaTTCATTGTAGAAAAAAGTTGAGAATcaaaattagaagaaagtgcTAACAGAAAGTTTTGTTTCAACAGGTGGAGACGAGGCCAGATTTGAACGGGTTGTTGTCGGATATATGCATTTCAACTTCAGCAgctccaacctatcttccagcTCATTGCTTTGAAACCAAAACTCACCATGGTGATGTCATAGGCAACTTTGACCTAATAGATGGTGGTGTCGCAGCAAATAACCCGGTACATGCACAATCTTAATGAAATTTAAAGTAAAATCTCAACAATATGATTCAAATGAATAACTaagatgaaagaaaaaatgtaaTGTAAATTTGGTGATGCAGACACTGGTGGCCATGGCAGAAGTAACAAACAAAATTTCCCATGAAGGGCGATGTGCCAGCTTGAACGTGGAAGCGATGCAATACGATAGGTTTTTGGTGATATCACTGGGAACAGGTTCTCAGAAACAGGAACCGAAATACAGTGCTAAAGATGCAGCTGAATGGGGTACCTTGAGTTGGGTTTCCCCCTTAATTGATGCCTTTGGTCAAGCCAGTTCTGACATGGTTGACTTTCACATCTCTTCAGTTTTTCGAGCACTCAATTCTGAACACAACTACCTTCGAATCCAGGTTTTCATCATTCCACATTATTTTAACTCAGTAGTTCACTCAAAATATATTCTAATAatgtttctttttatatttacaaATGAATCCGTGTATTCAAACTTTGTAGGACGATACATTAACTGGGAACTTATCTTCTGTGGACATGGCCACGAAGGAGAATTTGCTGCAACTGGTAGCAGTTGGGGAATCACTGTTAAAGAAAAAAGTTTCAAAGATTAACTTAAAAACTGGCCTTTATGAATTTTCTGATTCTGATGAAACAAACGAAGAAGCCTTGAGAAGGTAtacatattataaaatgtttatttataataaacattTTAACCTTTGTTGTACAGATCCAAACTATTGAATTTGATCATGATTTTGAATGTGCCTGTGCTAAATCTCATGCTTGACTAATTTGTTTCACCAGGTTTGCGATACGACTATCCAAACAGAGGAAATTTCGTAACCCTGAATTGTCTGCAAATAATGAAAATCCTTCGTCTTCAAAGGGATAAGAGAGAATtgaatgaatattatatatgtttttctatTACAAGTGTTGTGTTAATATAGTGTATGATAAAGGTGCCATTAAGGTCAACTGTTCATTAATGTTCTTCGCTCCACTGTGATGAATCgaaataaattttctttagAAGCTTGAATGATGTGATGTAAACGCTTTGTATATGTTAAATAGTGTTCACTTTCTGCTTATTTAATTCTGGGTTGAAAACGCTTTTGTCCTTTATCTCCTTGGTTCTTGTCATGAATAAAAGTATACCATAAATTATAAGTTGAATATGACCATaacaacaaaattataatatgtaTTATAAGATGAATATTTACAATTGTGCTTTCGTGGAACTGATTGAAATCAGTGAGGGTCCATAAGGAAGAATTGGGCAATGGCAATTTATCAGATTAATTCGGTTTATACCTTAAGTTAAACTAGGAAGGTAGCCACTTTAGACCGAATTTATATAATTCGTGTACGTGTATTCAAATAACTTATGGTATTTCTGTTTCAGAGAAGAGGTACTAATGGGTCGACCTCAACTCACTCCTAAATTAAACctataaacatatataaatttgaagttaatttttttatcaacaaaaatgaattaaataaatagtGATATTTAAGAGATATCACCAACTATTTCATAAGAGTGACTAGTGACTATTTTAATGATATATCATCAACAAAGCCTAAAACTAAAAACTTTAAACCTTACACTAGGAAATTACTTTTTTGTTATTGCTGAAATATCTAAAATGATATATTGATAACTTAAACCAATATACAAGTTCTGATGAAATAAATGAAGAAAGAGTATTTTCATAATTTCatgagaaaaaattaaaaatttacgCCAAGAATTTCATTCCACCCCAGTTACACAACATAATTGCATTTCAGCACAGTTTACATTTAAATTGTGGGATACCTCCAATACAAAGTTGAAGTTGATAAATCCTCATTAATTCTTTCTCTCACATGCAAGGTTAtcataaaattatgtttatttatttaattatggtATATATAATGTtgataataacttttttattacaTTGATTTAAGGTAATTGAGGTTTATTGATTACCTGGATCAGTCAACAAGTTCTTTTGTTTTGGATCATTTGATTTAAACCttcatgcatatatatatataaaaggaatTATATAGTCtttgattttttattctaataatttGTTATATAATTACTATAATGTTATGGTTTTGTTCATAtctattctattttataataatttaggaattattttaaatattaatattattttaaagtataaaataatataatttaattaatataataattaattattttttatttttaaatttaatttttattctaataatttGTTATATGATTAGTATAATGCTGTGTTTTTTAACCACAATAAACAATATACTAAAAAAGAGGTTTTACTTttagttttgattttgttttagggtaaataacaattaataacACGAGGAATTAATTAATATAGAATCTATATTATATCAGTTGATTAAGTAAAAGCAAAAGTATAAGAATAAAGTAGCTAGCCCCCTGAAGTGGAGTTACATCATATTGAATAAACCCTAAACAAAAATACATGAACTGTATTAAGAAATGTGACAGAAGAGAAGAAAGATAAGAGAAAGAACAATATAGAATGATGAAGAGAACTAGAAGACGAGGGGTTTCTTATTCTTTGTAGTGTGTGGGGATCTCATCTCACGGAGCCTCCTCTCCTGAGACAGTATTTTTGCAAACCTGAAATCAAACCACTAATTAGAATATATTCAATTAATATCATAATTATACTAATTAAACCAAAACTAATTAGAGTAATTAAAAAAGAAACCTACCTTGTGAGAGCGTGTTGATTAGTTTCCCCGTTGGCGAGTGGCTCAAAGAGACCATTCTCTAAATTCACCCTAGAGACTGATTTCTTCAACAGGTTTTGACCAATCTCACTAAGCTTCTGCAGATTCTCCTTGGTAGCAATGTCAACCGAAGATTCCGTTCCACTCAAGGTGTCATCCTGAATTCGAAGGTAATTATCTTCAGAGTGAAGTGCTTGAGTCACAGCAGATAAATGGAAATCAACCATGTCTGCACTCGACTGCGTGAAAACGTCTGTCAATGGAGTACTCCCATTGTAGGTTAGCCAATCCAATAAACCCCATTTTGCTGCAGTTTCACCATTGAATTTTTCCTCATTTCTTGCTGTTCCAGTGCCTATTGAAATTATCAGGAACCGACTATATTCCAGAGGCTTGATGGGAAAGAAATCTGAATTTTGCTTTATGATTTGCTTCGTAACTTCGTTCATGGCAACTAGGGTCTGCATCATCAAATTCCAAGAACAGAACAAGTCAGTGATAACATCATTCAACATTAGTATTAATTAGTCAAATAAAAGTTTTGAAACAAGAAATAGTTTTAGTTTATGCATGTATATATTTACCGGGTTATTTGCACAAACGCCGCCATCAATGAGATTGAATTGGTGTAGGTTCCCTTGGGAGTCTTGGTTAGTGAAAGTGTGTGCAGGCAGATAAGTAGGTGCAGCGGAGGTGCCTATGCAGATGTCTGAGAGTTTAGCATCCATGTAAGAACACTTCTTCATCTGCATCCATTCATTTCAAACCTTCCTGTTACTTTCTTTCTCATTCATTTCATTTCAAAAGtgatgaaaagaagaaaaaaagagagaggaaaGTGAACCtgataagaagaaaaaagaatggGTTGCATAGACTTGATGTCGAAGGTGGGAATCACAACGTTGGTGAGAGTGTCATGCAACCGAATCTCTCCGAGTTTCTCTCTCACCACCTCATGAAGGTATTTCCCATCGTATTTGGGTCCTCCCAAAGATCTTACCAAATTTGCTATTATAGTTCCACCAAGCCCACTGCAACAACGCAAAGCATGCTTCATATTAATTTCTCAAAACGAATGAATGCATGCATGCATGATTTGATCTAGATAGAATATTATGAATGAATTACCTGTGGTGTGGGAAAATCTTAGGACCGTGTTCCAAGTAAAAGGGCTTGATGTCTTTGGCAGCAAAAAGTGGTCGATGGTTGTTGTCAGGAGCAGTTAGCATGGCTGTTACAAGACCTCCCGTGCTTGTTCCTGAGATCACATCAAAGTAATCTGCAAGCCTTGCCTCTGGACCATCCAACTCCTGCATCATTTTCATTATCAGTGTTCCATACTAAGTATTTaacatgtctcttcatcaatgttattggttAATATGAATGAAGTAGGTTTTGGAGCATTGAAATATACCTGAAGCTGAGACTCGAGGAAATCAATAATGGTGGCGGGGATGATGCCCCTGATGCCACCACCATCGATGCTAAGAATGGTCACTAAGTTTCCATAAGTTGGAGGCTGAATTTGTTCAACGGATGATTTTGATCTCTCCATGGTTAATTTGTGCGTGGACAAAAACTTTGTCTATGAATAAGAGTTAACGTTGAGAAAATACAGTAGCTTGTTTGTGGAGAGAAAACAATGTGCAAGAAGGAGTAATGGTTTGTGTGGATTGTTGGCATGGTGGTGGTGATATTTATAGTGGGAGCTGGACCCAATAGATATTGATATTATATTGCAGAGGTTAATCGAATTCAAAAGAGGAGAAAGAATTTAATACTGAAGGAAGACACAGTCAAAAGAGGAGAAATGTTGGTTCTAAACAGTAGTTGACCATAGATGACTCTGATGGCGATAACAATTTGAAGATTCACCTCCAAGTTCTTGGTACCTTCATTCACAAAAGTTAGTTGGTATGTTCATAGTCATCACCAtagg from Phaseolus vulgaris cultivar G19833 chromosome 1, P. vulgaris v2.0, whole genome shotgun sequence carries:
- the LOC137816482 gene encoding patatin-like protein 2 isoform X2 gives rise to the protein MLTAPDNNHRPLFAAKDIKPFYLEHGPKIFPHHSGLGGTIIANLVRSLGGPKYDGKYLHEVVREKLGEIRLHDTLTNVVIPTFDIKSMQPILFSSYQMKKCSYMDAKLSDICIGTSAAPTYLPAHTFTNQDSQGNLHQFNLIDGGVCANNPTLVAMNEVTKQIIKQNSDFFPIKPLEYSRFLIISIGTGTARNEEKFNGETAAKWGLLDWLTYNGSTPLTDVFTQSSADMVDFHLSAVTQALHSEDNYLRIQDDTLSGTESSVDIATKENLQKLSEIGQNLLKKSVSRVNLENGLFEPLANGETNQHALTRFAKILSQERRLREMRSPHTTKNKKPLVF
- the LOC137816483 gene encoding patatin-like protein 2 — its product is MAAKEDKHLVTVLSIDGGGIRGIIPAIILGFLESELQRLDGKGVRLADYFDVIAGTSTGGLVTAMLTAPDQKTKRPLFAAEDLKKFYLDHCPEIFQQNKWWNVIASVMKFSRTMFGPQYDGKYLRKLIRDELGDTRLDQTLTNVVIPAFDIKRLQPTIFSSFQVETRPDLNGLLSDICISTSAAPTYLPAHCFETKTHHGDVIGNFDLIDGGVAANNPTLVAMAEVTNKISHEGRCASLNVEAMQYDRFLVISLGTGSQKQEPKYSAKDAAEWGTLSWVSPLIDAFGQASSDMVDFHISSVFRALNSEHNYLRIQDDTLTGNLSSVDMATKENLLQLVAVGESLLKKKVSKINLKTGLYEFSDSDETNEEALRRFAIRLSKQRKFRNPELSANNENPSSSKG
- the LOC137816482 gene encoding patatin-like protein 2 isoform X1, producing MERSKSSVEQIQPPTYGNLVTILSIDGGGIRGIIPATIIDFLESQLQELDGPEARLADYFDVISGTSTGGLVTAMLTAPDNNHRPLFAAKDIKPFYLEHGPKIFPHHSGLGGTIIANLVRSLGGPKYDGKYLHEVVREKLGEIRLHDTLTNVVIPTFDIKSMQPILFSSYQMKKCSYMDAKLSDICIGTSAAPTYLPAHTFTNQDSQGNLHQFNLIDGGVCANNPTLVAMNEVTKQIIKQNSDFFPIKPLEYSRFLIISIGTGTARNEEKFNGETAAKWGLLDWLTYNGSTPLTDVFTQSSADMVDFHLSAVTQALHSEDNYLRIQDDTLSGTESSVDIATKENLQKLSEIGQNLLKKSVSRVNLENGLFEPLANGETNQHALTRFAKILSQERRLREMRSPHTTKNKKPLVF